In Mycobacterium gallinarum, a single window of DNA contains:
- a CDS encoding WS/DGAT/MGAT family O-acyltransferase, which produces MRRSQRLSGLDASMLYLETATQPLQVFSVLELDPASIPGGYRYDRFRDALSERVRATPPLREKPSERFGNLDHPVWVEDVDFDIDRHVHRISLRTPGGRAELRELVGHLAGLPLDRRRPMWELWVIEGLDGGRLAILFKVHHSAADGVTYANLLSQLCSAEPDSPPPEPVAATAAPTPLRLAVSGLARFASRPLLLVVTVLPAAIRAVVDTIRRAARGRAMAAPFTAPRTRLNGRLTAQRNVAFARLDLDDIKKVKNHFGVSVNDVAMTLAGGVVRHYLLDRGELPTPSLVALVPVSVHAPSLDRGRNQVSGMFARLQTQLADPVTRLRALAEVTADAKEHAAAIDATLLQDFSQLTGPIALGVAKRVYARLTQFRPMYNLVVSNVPGPRTDYFCGAEVLAAYPFGPVMHGCGLNITMWSINGKLHVSLISCPALLPDLSELADGFATGLKELLAEVG; this is translated from the coding sequence GTGCGACGGTCGCAGCGGCTGAGCGGACTCGACGCCAGCATGCTCTACCTCGAGACCGCAACGCAGCCCCTACAAGTGTTTTCGGTGCTGGAACTCGATCCCGCGAGCATTCCCGGCGGTTATCGCTATGACCGTTTCCGCGACGCGCTCTCGGAACGGGTGCGGGCGACACCGCCGTTGCGGGAGAAGCCGTCCGAGCGATTCGGAAACCTCGATCATCCCGTCTGGGTCGAGGACGTCGACTTCGACATCGACCGCCACGTGCATCGGATCAGCCTTCGGACGCCCGGCGGACGGGCCGAACTGCGCGAACTCGTCGGACATCTGGCGGGTTTGCCTCTCGATCGTCGCCGACCGATGTGGGAGCTGTGGGTCATCGAGGGCCTGGACGGCGGACGGCTGGCCATCCTGTTCAAGGTGCACCACTCCGCGGCCGACGGGGTGACCTATGCCAACCTGCTTTCGCAGCTGTGCAGCGCCGAGCCCGATTCGCCGCCACCGGAACCGGTCGCGGCGACGGCGGCCCCAACCCCGCTGCGGTTGGCCGTCAGCGGGCTGGCCCGGTTCGCGAGCCGACCGCTGCTTCTTGTCGTCACCGTGCTGCCCGCGGCCATCAGAGCGGTGGTCGACACCATCCGGCGCGCGGCGCGCGGCCGGGCGATGGCCGCACCGTTCACCGCCCCGCGGACCCGGCTCAACGGTCGGCTCACCGCGCAGCGCAACGTCGCCTTCGCCCGGCTCGACCTCGACGACATCAAGAAGGTCAAGAACCACTTCGGGGTCAGCGTCAACGACGTGGCGATGACGCTGGCCGGCGGGGTGGTCCGCCATTACCTGCTCGACCGCGGCGAGTTGCCGACGCCCTCCCTGGTCGCGTTGGTGCCGGTGTCGGTGCATGCACCCTCGCTGGACCGGGGGCGAAACCAGGTGTCGGGCATGTTCGCCCGACTGCAGACGCAGCTAGCGGACCCCGTGACGCGGCTGCGGGCTCTCGCCGAAGTGACCGCCGATGCCAAGGAACACGCTGCTGCGATCGATGCCACGCTGTTGCAAGACTTCAGCCAGCTCACCGGCCCCATCGCCCTCGGCGTCGCGAAGCGAGTTTACGCGCGGCTCACTCAGTTTCGCCCGATGTACAACCTGGTGGTGTCGAACGTGCCGGGTCCACGGACGGACTACTTCTGTGGTGCCGAGGTACTGGCCGCCTACCCGTTCGGGCCGGTCATGCACGGTTGCGGGCTCAACATCACGATGTGGTCGATCAACGGGAAACTCCACGTCAGCTTGATCTCGTGCCCCGCTCTGCTGCCCGACTTATCGGAGCTGGCCGACGGCTTCGCCACCGGCTTGAAGGAACTGCTTGCCGAGGTGGGCTGA
- a CDS encoding ATP-binding cassette domain-containing protein codes for MSQSDNGVEVEGIGKSFGSVAALRDITFDVGRGEVVALLGPNGAGKTTTVEILSTLTTPDRGRATVAGHDVVADPAMVRRSIMLTGQHVALDDMLTGYENLVMFGRLQGLDKSTAGARAVDLLREFDLEDAAGRRVSTYSGGMRRRVDIACGLVVRPEVVFLDEPTTGLDPRSRQAIWELVTAFKEAGIATLLTTQYLEEADALSDRIIVIDHGSIVAQGTADELKERTGGTYCEIVPRNPDDLPALVEALGTLVPAASRAAISPESDRVSLPAPDGPAMLTAALLRVNSADIALADIVLRRPSLDDVFLSLTGAAATDQAAERVAGEVYS; via the coding sequence ATGTCACAGTCCGACAACGGTGTGGAAGTCGAAGGCATCGGCAAGTCATTCGGTTCGGTTGCGGCGTTGCGCGACATCACCTTCGACGTGGGCCGCGGCGAGGTCGTTGCGCTGCTCGGGCCCAACGGCGCCGGCAAGACGACCACAGTGGAGATCCTGTCGACGCTCACCACGCCGGATCGTGGACGCGCCACCGTGGCGGGTCATGACGTGGTGGCCGACCCGGCGATGGTGCGCCGTTCGATCATGCTCACCGGTCAGCATGTCGCTCTCGACGACATGTTGACCGGATACGAGAACCTGGTGATGTTCGGCCGGTTGCAGGGGTTGGACAAGTCCACCGCCGGCGCGAGGGCCGTCGACCTTCTCCGTGAGTTCGATCTGGAGGACGCCGCGGGTCGCCGGGTCAGTACCTATTCCGGCGGTATGCGCCGACGCGTCGACATCGCCTGCGGGCTGGTGGTCCGCCCCGAGGTGGTGTTCCTCGACGAGCCGACAACCGGACTGGATCCGCGCAGCAGACAAGCCATCTGGGAGTTGGTCACCGCTTTCAAGGAGGCGGGCATCGCGACATTGTTGACCACCCAGTATCTCGAGGAGGCCGATGCGCTGAGCGATCGGATCATCGTGATCGACCACGGCTCCATCGTCGCGCAGGGCACCGCCGACGAACTCAAGGAGCGCACCGGAGGCACGTACTGCGAGATCGTGCCCCGCAACCCGGATGACCTCCCCGCTCTGGTCGAGGCGCTGGGCACGTTGGTGCCCGCCGCGAGTCGGGCCGCGATCAGCCCGGAGTCCGATCGGGTCAGTTTGCCCGCCCCAGACGGACCGGCCATGCTGACCGCGGCTCTATTGCGGGTGAATTCGGCCGACATCGCGCTGGCCGACATCGTGTTGCGCAGGCCGTCGCTGGACGATGTCTTCCTCTCGCTGACCGGGGCCGCGGCCACCGACCAGGCAGCAGAACGCGTGGCCGGTGAGGTGTACTCGTGA
- a CDS encoding ABC transporter permease, whose protein sequence is MAVLVGAVRDAQAKPEHLLSQTAVLTRRLLVRSARNPMTLVHALLLPVAFLLTLKVVFGDSITAITGQNGLYLSVPLVALVATMSGSTTAVVGINAERLDGFLGRLWALPLHRGAGLLSRLAAETIRVLGTTLVILGAGAILGFRFQCGLAAALLWVAVPVIFGVAFATLATTVALYWSKAVLVEAMQPVIILGATFCTGFVPLEKYPDWVQPAVRYQPMSPAVDAMRGLSVGGPVWWPMITTLLWFAGIFAVCLGPIMVGYRRASTSR, encoded by the coding sequence ATGGCAGTACTCGTCGGCGCGGTCCGTGACGCGCAAGCCAAACCCGAGCACCTGCTGTCGCAAACCGCGGTGCTCACCCGGCGGCTACTGGTCCGGTCGGCGCGCAACCCCATGACTCTCGTCCACGCCCTGCTGCTGCCGGTGGCGTTCCTGCTCACACTCAAGGTCGTCTTCGGTGACTCGATCACAGCGATTACGGGCCAGAACGGTCTGTACCTCAGCGTGCCGCTGGTGGCGCTGGTGGCGACGATGTCGGGGTCGACAACGGCCGTGGTCGGCATCAACGCCGAGCGCCTCGACGGCTTTCTCGGCCGATTGTGGGCGCTGCCCCTGCACCGCGGCGCCGGACTGCTGTCGCGGCTGGCCGCCGAGACGATCCGCGTGCTCGGCACCACGCTGGTCATCCTGGGCGCGGGAGCAATCCTCGGGTTCCGTTTTCAGTGCGGTCTGGCCGCCGCATTGCTGTGGGTGGCAGTGCCGGTGATCTTCGGGGTCGCATTTGCGACGCTGGCCACCACGGTCGCGCTGTATTGGTCGAAAGCCGTTCTGGTTGAGGCGATGCAGCCCGTGATCATTCTGGGGGCCACCTTCTGCACGGGGTTCGTGCCGTTGGAAAAGTATCCGGACTGGGTCCAGCCGGCGGTCCGGTATCAGCCGATGTCGCCGGCTGTCGATGCGATGAGGGGACTATCGGTGGGTGGTCCGGTGTGGTGGCCGATGATCACCACCCTGCTGTGGTTCGCCGGGATCTTTGCGGTGTGCCTAGGGCCGATCATGGTGGGCTACCGCAGGGCGAGCACCAGTCGGTGA
- a CDS encoding type I polyketide synthase gives MDTGSNQLPPNSIAVIGMAGRFPGADSVTTFWDNLRRGEESIATLSDDALAAAGVSAKTLADPAYVRRAPLLDGTDEFDAEYFGMTPYTAAMMDPQQRLFLQTAWHAFEDSGYDPATFDGAIGVFAASTASGYLMDNLMSHRDPKALVGEGITVEMFNLVLLNDKDYLATRVSHQFNLRGPSLSVQTACSSSLVAVHLACQSLLSGESDMVLAGAASIRVPHHVGYTYEPGAMVSASGHCRPFDVRSDGTIFGSGVAAVILKPLEAALDDGDRIHAVIRGSAINNDGSVKMTYAAPALAGQAEVIAEAHAVAGVDSSTIGFVETHGTGTPLGDPIEIEALRQAFEVSDLDRPGPCVLGSVKSNIGHLDAASGVTGLIKTILCLKNKAIPPTVHYTAPNPELHLEKTPFVVANTYTPWESDVPRRAGVSSFGVGGTNVHVVLEEAPETSAVAATSGPQVLLLSARTAESLQDARAALAAELSRDEQLSLPDVAFTLAGRRAYEVRMAAVVADRADAAAVLTALPDNPEHENVSVGQCPPGASPGAKRAAFLFPGQGAQHVGMARGLYDTEPVFRETFDRCAAVFGLELGFDLVAEVFDGASLEPTDLAQPALFAVEYALAQLITSYGVTPAALAGHSIGELVAATLAGVFDLPTALKVVSMRARLMHAAPAGAMVAVAAAPDDIATHMTADVDLAAINEFGNCVVAGPDEAIRAFSDRLAAAGILARRVRTSHGFHSQSMDTVLAPFAEYLSTVTLRAPRIPMLSNVTGTWMTDEEATDPHRWAKHIRSTVRFADELAELLGDAQRVLVEVGPGGSLTGSAVRVPGWSETHRAVRLMRHPLQSRNDRDTFLLGLGQLWSAGVDVDWTARHGEAQHVTLPGYAFARQRHWIEPAAFVRSGGSAPLGAAVSESLPAARQPAIATDARSQMLATLQRIWSQCLGVESIAPGDNFFELGGDSLLAIGVAMTAAHEGVELTPQDLYDHDSLGALADTLVARYASGGLAGQPTDELNPPVPPNILRFLDSGLAEPGRWRAPLVLRIDTSVSVEDASAVMTAVVNHHDALKMRVVNRAGVWEQHISEPGDFTGLTQCTLPADAVPASEGEREALSAVVSDTIAVQDLGSWPLTGTYVVDAQGAPRFLVLTMHGMVDDTKSREILVTDVLTAFAQRLAGSDIALEPATTGWREWSQRCAALAAHPAVLNRRSYWIDHAVKATVSLAGPGQDAERAGAPAAEDLIRLATALTPEQTSQVDNARRISQASTEEILLAALARVLAITVGDGVAAVDLAGAGRSVLRPEVDLRRTVGWFSAIHPIALPCMDLPGASAVQLLAEVSRTVKAVPHHGIGYGLLRYLHAPTAELLRTTATSEIFFSHLGMLPEWQETGAAVQVDGDTELMIRQTLPGLGHLLELRTYRHGGVLHVDWWYDRRRVRSGTAEALAEQFGATLIALIEEAVTGVQDGDGGEAEDEALALVDLSAAVLDDDE, from the coding sequence ATGGACACCGGTTCGAATCAGTTGCCGCCCAACTCGATTGCGGTCATCGGAATGGCCGGCCGGTTTCCCGGTGCAGACTCGGTGACGACGTTCTGGGACAACCTGCGCCGCGGTGAAGAGTCCATCGCCACGCTTTCCGATGATGCACTTGCCGCGGCAGGAGTCAGCGCGAAGACGCTGGCCGATCCGGCATACGTGCGGCGTGCGCCCCTGCTCGACGGGACCGATGAGTTCGACGCGGAATACTTCGGGATGACTCCGTACACCGCTGCGATGATGGACCCCCAACAGCGGCTGTTCCTGCAGACCGCGTGGCACGCCTTCGAGGATTCCGGGTACGACCCCGCCACCTTCGACGGAGCGATCGGCGTCTTCGCCGCCAGTACCGCCAGCGGCTACCTGATGGACAACCTGATGTCGCACCGCGATCCCAAGGCGCTCGTCGGGGAGGGCATCACCGTCGAGATGTTCAACCTGGTCTTGCTCAATGACAAGGACTACCTGGCGACGCGGGTGTCGCACCAGTTCAATCTGCGCGGGCCGAGCCTTTCGGTGCAAACCGCCTGCTCGTCGTCGCTTGTCGCAGTGCACCTCGCATGCCAGAGCCTGCTGTCCGGCGAAAGCGACATGGTGCTGGCCGGTGCCGCATCGATCCGGGTGCCGCATCACGTTGGCTACACCTATGAGCCGGGGGCAATGGTGTCGGCCTCGGGCCACTGCCGACCGTTCGACGTCAGATCCGACGGCACCATCTTCGGCAGCGGGGTCGCGGCGGTGATACTCAAGCCGCTGGAGGCAGCCCTCGACGACGGTGATCGCATCCACGCCGTCATCCGCGGTTCAGCGATCAACAACGACGGCTCGGTCAAGATGACCTATGCGGCACCTGCCCTTGCCGGCCAGGCGGAGGTCATCGCCGAAGCTCATGCCGTTGCCGGTGTCGACTCCTCGACAATCGGATTCGTGGAGACCCACGGAACGGGAACCCCGCTGGGTGATCCCATCGAAATCGAAGCGCTGCGACAGGCTTTCGAGGTCTCCGACCTGGATCGGCCGGGCCCGTGCGTGCTGGGTTCGGTGAAGTCGAACATCGGCCACCTTGATGCGGCATCCGGCGTCACCGGCCTGATCAAGACGATCCTCTGCCTGAAGAACAAGGCAATTCCCCCGACCGTCCACTACACCGCGCCCAACCCCGAGCTGCACCTCGAGAAAACGCCGTTCGTGGTTGCGAACACCTACACACCATGGGAATCCGACGTGCCGCGCCGGGCCGGAGTGAGCTCGTTCGGTGTCGGTGGCACCAACGTGCACGTCGTCCTCGAGGAGGCGCCGGAGACCTCTGCGGTCGCGGCCACGAGCGGCCCGCAAGTGCTGCTGCTGTCCGCGCGCACCGCCGAATCCCTGCAGGACGCCAGGGCCGCGCTTGCCGCGGAACTCTCGCGAGACGAACAACTGTCGCTGCCCGACGTGGCGTTCACGCTCGCGGGTCGGCGGGCCTATGAGGTTCGGATGGCAGCCGTCGTTGCCGACCGCGCCGACGCCGCGGCCGTGTTGACCGCTCTGCCCGACAACCCAGAACACGAGAACGTTTCGGTCGGCCAATGTCCGCCGGGCGCTTCGCCAGGCGCGAAGAGGGCGGCGTTCCTGTTTCCCGGGCAGGGCGCTCAGCACGTCGGCATGGCCCGCGGTCTCTATGACACCGAGCCGGTGTTCCGGGAGACGTTCGACCGGTGCGCCGCTGTCTTCGGCCTAGAACTCGGCTTCGACCTGGTGGCCGAGGTGTTCGACGGGGCGAGCCTGGAGCCCACCGACCTGGCCCAGCCGGCTCTCTTCGCAGTGGAATACGCGCTGGCGCAGCTGATCACGTCGTATGGGGTCACCCCGGCGGCACTGGCAGGTCACAGCATCGGCGAGCTGGTGGCCGCCACCCTGGCGGGGGTCTTCGACTTGCCGACGGCGCTCAAGGTGGTGTCGATGCGCGCCCGCCTGATGCATGCCGCGCCTGCTGGCGCCATGGTCGCTGTAGCTGCCGCCCCCGACGACATCGCCACGCACATGACAGCCGACGTCGATCTCGCCGCCATCAACGAATTCGGCAACTGCGTGGTGGCCGGTCCCGACGAAGCCATCCGTGCCTTCAGCGATCGCCTTGCCGCTGCGGGCATCCTCGCCCGACGTGTCCGGACCTCGCACGGTTTCCATTCGCAGTCGATGGATACGGTGCTCGCCCCGTTCGCGGAATACCTGTCCACAGTGACGCTGCGCGCACCCCGAATCCCGATGCTGTCCAACGTAACCGGCACCTGGATGACCGACGAGGAGGCCACCGATCCGCACCGCTGGGCGAAGCACATCCGGTCCACAGTACGGTTCGCCGATGAACTTGCCGAACTGCTAGGCGATGCGCAACGTGTGCTCGTGGAGGTGGGGCCCGGAGGCAGTTTGACCGGATCGGCCGTGCGTGTGCCCGGGTGGTCGGAAACCCACCGCGCGGTTCGCCTGATGCGGCACCCGTTGCAGAGCAGAAATGATCGCGACACATTCCTGCTCGGGCTCGGACAGTTGTGGTCGGCAGGAGTCGACGTCGACTGGACGGCGCGCCACGGCGAGGCCCAGCATGTGACGCTTCCCGGCTATGCCTTTGCGCGGCAGCGCCATTGGATCGAACCCGCCGCTTTTGTGCGGTCGGGCGGCTCTGCCCCGCTCGGTGCAGCGGTGTCCGAGTCGCTACCGGCCGCGCGCCAACCCGCAATCGCCACCGACGCCAGGTCTCAGATGTTGGCGACATTGCAGCGAATCTGGTCGCAGTGTCTGGGCGTCGAGTCGATTGCGCCGGGCGACAACTTCTTCGAACTGGGCGGCGACTCGCTCTTGGCGATTGGCGTGGCGATGACCGCGGCGCACGAAGGTGTGGAACTCACCCCGCAGGACCTCTACGACCATGACAGCCTTGGCGCACTGGCCGACACCCTGGTGGCCCGCTACGCGTCGGGCGGCCTGGCCGGCCAGCCCACTGACGAGCTGAATCCACCTGTCCCGCCCAACATTCTCCGTTTTCTCGACAGCGGTTTGGCTGAACCGGGCCGCTGGCGGGCGCCGTTGGTGTTGCGCATCGACACGTCCGTGAGTGTGGAGGATGCATCCGCGGTCATGACTGCAGTCGTCAACCACCATGACGCCTTGAAAATGCGGGTCGTCAACCGGGCAGGTGTGTGGGAGCAGCACATCAGCGAACCCGGGGACTTCACCGGGCTGACGCAATGCACACTGCCCGCCGATGCCGTGCCGGCCAGCGAGGGTGAGCGGGAAGCGCTCTCGGCCGTCGTCTCCGACACCATCGCGGTGCAGGACCTCGGCAGTTGGCCGTTGACGGGCACCTATGTCGTCGACGCGCAGGGTGCCCCCCGGTTCCTGGTGCTCACCATGCACGGGATGGTCGACGACACGAAATCACGCGAGATCCTGGTGACGGACGTGTTGACCGCGTTCGCGCAACGACTGGCCGGTAGCGACATCGCCTTGGAACCGGCCACCACGGGCTGGCGGGAGTGGTCCCAGCGCTGTGCCGCGCTGGCCGCCCACCCCGCGGTCCTCAACCGACGGAGCTATTGGATCGACCACGCGGTGAAGGCGACGGTGAGCCTGGCCGGCCCCGGGCAGGATGCCGAGCGTGCTGGCGCACCGGCGGCCGAGGACCTGATCAGGCTGGCCACCGCATTGACCCCAGAGCAGACGTCGCAGGTCGACAACGCCCGTCGAATCTCCCAGGCGTCGACCGAGGAGATTCTGTTGGCCGCCCTGGCGCGCGTCCTCGCGATCACCGTCGGCGACGGCGTTGCGGCCGTCGACCTCGCCGGTGCCGGACGGTCGGTGCTTCGGCCGGAGGTCGACCTGCGCAGAACGGTCGGGTGGTTCTCCGCGATCCATCCAATCGCGCTGCCCTGCATGGACTTACCGGGGGCCAGCGCGGTTCAGCTGCTTGCAGAGGTAAGCCGGACCGTCAAGGCCGTGCCGCACCACGGTATCGGGTACGGGCTGCTGCGCTACCTGCATGCGCCGACCGCCGAGCTACTGAGGACCACGGCCACGTCGGAAATCTTCTTCTCCCATCTCGGCATGCTCCCCGAATGGCAGGAGACCGGTGCGGCTGTGCAAGTCGATGGTGACACCGAGTTGATGATCCGGCAGACCCTGCCGGGCTTGGGCCATCTGCTCGAACTGCGGACGTATCGACACGGCGGCGTGCTCCACGTGGACTGGTGGTACGACCGTCGACGAGTGCGCAGCGGTACGGCCGAGGCGCTCGCGGAGCAGTTCGGTGCCACGCTGATCGCGCTGATCGAGGAAGCGGTGACCGGTGTCCAGGACGGTGACGGCGGCGAGGCGGAGGACGAAGCGCTCGCCCTGGTGGATCTGTCGGCAGCCGTTCTCGACGACGATGAGTAG
- a CDS encoding SDR family NAD(P)-dependent oxidoreductase, with the protein MATSKVALITGASTGIGAEFARQFAARGHDLVVVARSVDRLNELAARLRTAHGVEVTVVAMDLSQPDAAAELWQRTDGLGLEISVLVNNAGFGTHGDVADVDPQRLEDAVELNCRTVVGTTARYLPQMRARGAGTIINVASIAAFQPLPKMAVYGASKAFVLSFTEALWAEEREHGVRVLAVCPGLTDTPFFELAGDAAASAASGSAALALTRTPEQVVDSTMRALSGRKHSLVDGVANAFVARVVTRVLPRRMVIAVSGRLVGG; encoded by the coding sequence GTGGCGACCTCGAAGGTGGCCTTGATCACTGGGGCGTCGACCGGCATCGGCGCGGAGTTCGCCCGCCAGTTCGCCGCCCGGGGCCACGACCTCGTCGTGGTCGCTCGCAGTGTGGACAGGCTGAACGAGCTTGCCGCGCGACTGCGCACGGCGCACGGCGTAGAGGTCACCGTGGTGGCGATGGACCTGTCGCAACCGGATGCCGCGGCGGAGTTGTGGCAGCGGACGGATGGCCTGGGCCTTGAGATCTCCGTGCTGGTCAACAACGCCGGCTTCGGCACTCACGGCGACGTCGCCGATGTCGATCCGCAGCGCCTCGAGGACGCGGTCGAGCTCAACTGCCGCACGGTGGTCGGCACGACCGCCCGTTATCTTCCCCAGATGCGAGCCAGGGGGGCGGGAACGATCATCAACGTGGCGTCGATCGCGGCGTTTCAGCCCTTGCCCAAGATGGCGGTCTACGGTGCGTCGAAGGCCTTCGTACTGTCCTTCACCGAGGCGCTCTGGGCCGAGGAGCGCGAGCACGGAGTTCGTGTCCTCGCGGTGTGTCCAGGGCTGACGGATACCCCGTTCTTCGAGTTGGCAGGCGACGCCGCGGCCTCCGCCGCATCAGGCTCGGCGGCGCTGGCCCTGACCCGCACCCCTGAGCAGGTCGTCGACAGCACAATGCGCGCGCTGTCGGGCCGCAAACACAGCCTGGTCGACGGTGTCGCCAATGCGTTCGTCGCGCGCGTGGTCACCAGAGTGCTGCCCAGGCGGATGGTGATCGCGGTGTCTGGGCGGTTGGTCGGCGGCTGA
- a CDS encoding phthiocerol/phthiodiolone dimycocerosyl transferase family protein yields the protein MFGSSPIRHLSPSEEFFAQAENFIGITLTLCGPVDVGAMSEAFETLCHVHPALAGHLERGTDGRHQIMVDDYEHPGMWLEKIDDTSARRLPVQSRALVELRLSHGDERSELTLYTHHALADAHHQFALLEKLFGWYTDIVTGAGIPPVKVEPIPESLEAALSERGIGKLARFGLERYLPAMFAYELPPSRRNAGRVDPQPVLVPSATCRLSRQETQSLLDICGAHRVSLNALVAAAILLAEWTIRDTPHLPIPYMYPVDLRYFLTPPVGATEATNPVGMAMYLAEIHPNTDIMDLARDIVEAFRADLADGVIQQSFLHFGLQYQGNPPGLPDVVMTTDGGELPPVRTPPGLTVEEYDVEVLFASTSAGVDMYSAATYDGRLVITFHSHGPEPDRYVREIHELLAAIPSRYAWVTE from the coding sequence GTGTTTGGTTCATCGCCGATCCGCCATCTGTCGCCTAGCGAGGAGTTCTTCGCCCAGGCCGAGAACTTCATCGGAATCACCCTGACCCTGTGCGGACCGGTGGACGTCGGCGCGATGTCGGAGGCGTTCGAGACGCTGTGTCATGTGCATCCGGCCCTTGCCGGTCACCTCGAACGGGGCACCGACGGCAGGCACCAGATCATGGTCGACGACTACGAACATCCGGGGATGTGGCTCGAAAAGATCGACGACACATCTGCCCGGCGCCTGCCGGTCCAGTCCCGGGCGCTGGTCGAGCTGCGGTTGAGCCACGGTGACGAGCGGTCCGAACTCACCCTCTACACCCACCACGCGCTGGCCGACGCGCACCACCAGTTCGCTCTGCTGGAGAAGTTGTTCGGCTGGTACACCGACATAGTCACCGGCGCAGGTATCCCGCCGGTCAAGGTCGAGCCCATCCCGGAGTCGTTGGAGGCGGCACTCTCCGAGCGCGGTATCGGCAAACTCGCGCGATTCGGTCTCGAGCGCTACCTGCCTGCGATGTTCGCCTATGAGCTGCCCCCCTCCAGGCGAAACGCGGGACGCGTCGACCCGCAGCCGGTTCTCGTACCGTCGGCCACCTGCCGGCTCTCCCGCCAGGAAACCCAAAGCCTGCTTGATATCTGTGGCGCCCACCGGGTCAGTCTCAACGCTCTGGTCGCCGCCGCGATCCTGTTGGCCGAGTGGACGATTCGGGATACACCGCACCTTCCGATCCCCTATATGTACCCGGTCGATCTGCGGTACTTTCTGACCCCGCCGGTCGGTGCAACCGAGGCCACCAATCCAGTGGGAATGGCGATGTACCTGGCCGAGATTCACCCGAATACCGACATCATGGACCTGGCGCGTGACATCGTCGAGGCGTTCCGCGCCGATCTGGCCGACGGAGTGATTCAACAGTCGTTCCTCCATTTCGGTCTGCAATACCAGGGGAATCCACCGGGGCTGCCCGACGTCGTGATGACAACCGACGGCGGGGAATTGCCGCCGGTGCGCACCCCACCCGGGTTGACGGTCGAGGAGTATGACGTCGAAGTGTTGTTCGCGTCGACCTCGGCGGGCGTCGACATGTATTCCGCCGCAACGTATGACGGTCGGTTGGTGATCACCTTTCACAGCCACGGGCCAGAGCCAGATCGTTACGTCCGCGAGATTCACGAACTCCTGGCTGCGATCCCGTCGCGGTACGCATGGGTGACGGAGTAG
- a CDS encoding ABC transporter permease has product MTASTPLTATRPAPSGAQQWWVLTTRLIGPTLRNGEVAVGVAVSVAATASLYIPLNRLMDGPDLGASSYAQYLLPLIVLQAIAFASISTAFRAATDSVQGINRRFQSLPIAPLIPLGARISASAYRCVIGLVVALACGYVIGFRFHRSPPAIAAFCLLVLLTGLALALLADIIGTNSRNPAGTAQWLLLPQLIFGFLSVGIQPLERFPGWIQPIVHNQPISRIVDALHALAGDSVQQAAPVTWSVIGPALAWVVGVIALTLPFAIAVYRRRT; this is encoded by the coding sequence TTGACTGCGTCGACGCCGTTGACCGCGACACGACCCGCGCCGTCTGGAGCGCAGCAATGGTGGGTGCTGACGACACGGCTGATCGGTCCCACATTGCGCAACGGCGAGGTCGCGGTGGGCGTGGCTGTTTCGGTGGCGGCGACCGCTAGTCTCTACATCCCTTTGAACAGGCTCATGGATGGGCCCGACCTGGGGGCGAGTAGCTACGCGCAGTACCTGCTGCCGCTGATCGTGTTGCAAGCCATCGCGTTCGCATCGATCTCTACCGCGTTTCGCGCCGCGACCGACTCGGTACAGGGGATCAACCGCCGTTTCCAGTCGTTGCCGATCGCGCCGCTGATCCCGTTGGGGGCCCGCATCAGCGCGAGCGCCTATCGTTGTGTGATCGGGCTCGTCGTGGCGCTGGCTTGTGGATACGTCATCGGCTTTCGATTTCACCGTTCGCCGCCTGCCATCGCGGCGTTCTGTCTGTTGGTGTTGCTCACCGGCCTGGCGCTGGCGCTCCTGGCAGATATCATCGGAACCAACTCGCGCAACCCTGCAGGGACTGCGCAGTGGTTGCTGTTGCCGCAGTTGATATTTGGCTTCTTGTCGGTGGGGATTCAACCTCTCGAGCGCTTTCCGGGATGGATTCAGCCGATCGTTCACAATCAACCCATCTCCCGGATCGTCGACGCCTTGCACGCCTTGGCCGGCGACTCGGTGCAACAAGCGGCACCGGTCACCTGGTCGGTCATCGGACCGGCTCTGGCCTGGGTGGTCGGCGTGATCGCCCTGACGTTGCCCTTCGCCATCGCGGTGTACCGACGGAGAACCTGA